Below is a window of Candidatus Neomarinimicrobiota bacterium DNA.
GCAATTGAGTGAAATTTTTAGTTTTCGCTTCAGAAACTGAAATTTCATCTACGACTACTAGATCACCATCACTGGCGCGTTGAGATAAAACCGATCGACGCGCTAATCGTCTCATTTTCTTTGGCATTTTTGTTTCGTAACCATGAGGCTGGGGACCAAATACAGTACCACCACCCTTCCAAAGAGGCGAACGGATTGTACCTGCACGGGCAGCACCACGACCTTTTTGCGCAAATGGCTTACGACCGCCACCACGAACTGCTGAGCGATTTTTAGACGCATGGGTTCCTTGACGGCTGTTAGCCAACTCAGCAACAACAGCTTGGTGAACCACACTTTTGTTTGGCACGATACCGAATACCGTATCATCAACCGTTACGGCTGATCCTTTACTACCATCTTGCTTTAATACATTTAACTTCATTTTTACTTCGTAATGTAAATAATTCCGTTGTTAGCTCCGGGAACGGCGCCTTTTAACAAAATTTGGTTTTTATCCATGTCAATAGAAACAACTTCGAGGTTACGAACAGTCATTCGTTTATTACCATACTGTCCGGCCATTTTCATACCTTTAAAAACACGAGACGGATCTGACGCCTGACCAATTGAACCGGCTGAACGAGGATGTTCTCTTTGACCGTGAGTTTTTGGACCTCCACCAAAACCGTGACGTTTCATCACGCCTGAAAAACCATGACCTTTAGTTGTTCCAGCTACATCAACATATTCACCTTCTTTAAATAAAGAAGCGCCAAAATACTGACCAGCT
It encodes the following:
- the rplC gene encoding 50S ribosomal protein L3, producing MRGLIGKKIGMTQVFTDGGKAVPVTVIEAGPCVVTQIKTKTSDGYDAIQVGFGERKAKHSNKALNGHFEKAGTEAKRVLAEFVPVPDYDYKAGQYFGASLFKEGEYVDVAGTTKGHGFSGVMKRHGFGGGPKTHGQREHPRSAGSIGQASDPSRVFKGMKMAGQYGNKRMTVRNLEVVSIDMDKNQILLKGAVPGANNGIIYITK
- the rplD gene encoding 50S ribosomal protein L4; translated protein: MKLNVLKQDGSKGSAVTVDDTVFGIVPNKSVVHQAVVAELANSRQGTHASKNRSAVRGGGRKPFAQKGRGAARAGTIRSPLWKGGGTVFGPQPHGYETKMPKKMRRLARRSVLSQRASDGDLVVVDEISVSEAKTKNFTQLLSALSLEGKKICVLVSSYNENVFLSARNLPNIYVTEATSASTYDLLDCEILLIEKAGLSMLNEQLMVKS